A portion of the Lolium rigidum isolate FL_2022 chromosome 1, APGP_CSIRO_Lrig_0.1, whole genome shotgun sequence genome contains these proteins:
- the LOC124675409 gene encoding protein NOI4-like gives MSEESGRPLPKFGEWDVNDPASADGFTVIFNKARDEKKAGNGQDTESPCKDARTERVESYATKANSKKWFCCVTPSPTQS, from the exons atgtcG GAGGAATCTGGTCGCCCTCTACCCAAGTTTGGCGAATGGGACGTCAACGACCCAGCATCTGCTGATGGATTCACAGTCATCTTCAACAAAGCCAGAGATGAGAAAAAGGCTGGGAATGGACAAGATACCGAATCCCCTTGCAAAGACGCCAGGACTGAGAGAGTGGAGTCCTACGCCACCAAGGCGAATTCA AAGAAATGGTTTTGCTGCGTGACGCCCAGTCCTACACAATCTTGA
- the LOC124675419 gene encoding putative G-type lectin S-receptor-like serine/threonine-protein kinase At1g61610, which translates to MDWKALACSTAVLSLLILLPLSVSDDKLVPGEPLSPGSTIVSDGGAFALGFFSPTNSTPARFYLGIWYNGIPELTVVWVANRETPATNGTAPVLSFTNASNLVVSDGNRGGRVLWTTTNVAAAPGSTAVLLNTGNLIIRSSNGTALWQSFDHHTDKLLPGMKLHINKYNKSRGDEERLVSWKSPNDPSPGRFSCGIDPATLLQIFLWDGTQPVARGTPWAGNLVYSLGQNHQANGSTEVIIYMAVEESDQDIYFSYSLSDGASHTMLVLTYSGEFQTQSWSSKALAWEVLEKLPGHECNRYGYCGKHGYCDETTGPVATCKCLDGFEPINKEEWTGRMFSAGCRRKMRRGCGGNFLALPGMKWPDRSVLVGRDKSTSEECGAECSRNCSCVAYAHANRSSGRPGGDVTKCLLWAGELFDTGKVGELGGETLFIRIDGSNAAGPHGNTTKRNAVKIVLPTLGGIVLLLICISLAWFKFKGKPNRWSKCNNTTLDGLSSFFEPVEGHPSHDHEFPFRRLEEIALATHNFSETYMIGQGGFGKVYKGLLGGQEVAVKRLSKDSQQGTLEFKNEVILIAKLQHRNLVRLLGCCAEGDEKLLIYEYLPNGSLDAILFDDSRKFLLDWEKRFNIIKGVARGLLYLHQDSRLTIIHRDLKSGNILLDEEMKPKIADFGMARTFVDNQENANTQRVVGTYGYMAPEYAMEGVFSTKSDVYSFGVLLLEVVTGLRRYSRNHTMSLSSLIVYSWSMWMEGKTGELPDSSIRDTCPPDEVLLCVHVALLCVQENPDDRPLMSSVVFVLENGSTTLPTPDCPAYFVRRDVEMEQILNAIENSVNDYSHSEIEGR; encoded by the exons ATGGATTGGAAGGCTCTTGCCTGCTCCACCGCCGTGCTGAGCCTTCTGATCCTGCTGCCATTGAGTGTGTCCGACGACAAGCTTGTCCCCGGCGAGCCACTCTCTCCTGGCAGTACCATCGTCTCCGATGGTGGTGCTTTTGCTTTGGGTTTCTTCAGCCCCACCAACTCCACACCGGCCAGGTTTTACCTGGGCATATGGTACAATggcatccccgagcttaccgTTGTGTGGGTCGCCAACAGAGAAACCCCTGCCACGAACGGCACCGCACCGGTACTCTCCTTCACCAATGCCTCCAATCTTGTCGTGTCCGACGGTAACCGTGGTGGCCGAGTCCTTTGGACAACGACCAAcgtggctgctgccccgggctcgACGGCGGTGTTGCTGAACACCGGTAACCTGATTATCCGGTCGTCAAACGGCACTGCGCTATGGCAGAGCTTCGACCACCACACCGATAAGTTACTCCCCGGCATGAAGCTCCACATCAACAAGTACAACAAGAGCCGTGGCGACGAGGAGCGCCTGGTATCTTGGAAGAGCCCTAACGACCCCTCGCCGGGGCGCTTCTCTTGCGGCATCGACCCAGCGACACTCCTCCAAATATTCCTCTGGGACGGGACACAACCGGTGGCCCGTGGCACCCCATGGGCTGGAAACCTGGTGTATAGCCTTGGCCAGAACCACCAAGCGAATGGCAGCACCGAGGTCATCATCTACATGGCCGTTGAGGAGAGCGACCAGGATATCTACTTCAGCTACAGTCTCTCCGATGGTGCCTCGCACACCATGTTAGTGCTGACCTACTCCGGCGAGTTCCAAACCCAGAGTTGGAGCAGCAAAGCATTAGCGTGGGAAGTTCTGGAGAAGTTGCCAGGCCACGAATGCAACCGTTATGGCTACTGTGGTAAGCACGGCTACTGCGACGAGACGACAGGGCCCGTGGCTACGTGCAAGTGCCTTGACGGCTTCGAGCCTATCAATAAGGAGGAGTGGACCGGCAGAATGTTCTCAGCAGGGTGCCGGCGTAAGATGCGGAGAGGGTGCGGTGGAAACTTCTTAGCCTTGCCGGGAATGAAGTGGCCAGATAGGTCTGTGTTGGTCGGCAGGGACAAGAGTACATCCGAGGAGTGTGGGGCAGAATGCAGCCGCAATTGCTCCTGCGTAGCTTACGCTCATGCCAACCGGAGCAGTGGCAGGCCCGGAGGAGATGTGACCAAGTGCCTCTTGTGGGCAGGAGAGCTGTTTGACACAGGAAAGGTAGGAGAGCTCGGCGGCGAGACACTCTTTATCCGCATCGATGGCTCCAATGCAGCAGGACCACATG GTAATACAACAAAGAGAAATGCAGTCAAGATTGTGCTGCCAACTTTAGGAGGCATTGTTCTGCTACTCATATGTATTTCCTTAGCATGGTTCAAATTCAAAG GCAAGCCCAATAGATGGAGCAAATGCAATAATACAACATTGGACGGTCTGAGTTCCTTCTTTGAACCTGTAGAAGGACACCCTTCACACGATCATGAATTTCCATTTAGGAGACTTGAGGAAATTGCCCTGGCAACACACAATTTCTCTGAAACATATATGATTGGACAGGGAGGCTTTGGAAAAGTGTACAAG GGACTGCTAGGGGGGCAAGAAGTTGCTGTAAAGCGGTTAAGCAAAGATTCTCAACAAGGAACACTTGAATTCAAAAATGAAGTTATTCTAATTGCTAAATTGCAGCATAGAAACTTGGTTCGACTTCTTGGATGTTGTGCAGAGGGAGACGAAAAGCTATTGATTTATGAGTACCTTCCTAACGGGAGCTTGGATGCTATCCTTTTTG ATGATTCACGAAAGTTTTTGCTAGATTGGGAAAAACGGTTTAACATAATCAAGGGGGTCGCTAGGGGACTTCTTTACCTCCACCAAGACTCAAGACTGACCATAATTCATAGAGATCTCAAATCTGGAAATATTTTGCTAGATGAAGAGATGAAACCCAAGATAGCAGATTTCGGTATGGCGAGGACCTTTGTTGATAACCAGGAAAATGCAAACACCCAGCGTGTTGTCGGAACATA TGGCTACATGGCTCCTGAGTATGCAATGGAAGGTGTCTTCTCTACCAAGTCCGATGTTTATAGCTTTGGCGTGTTATTACTCGAAGTTGTAACTGGTTTAAGAAGATACTCCCGCAATCACACAATGAGTCTCTCTAGCCTCATAGTCTAT TCATGGAGTATGTGGATGGAAGGGAAGACTGGTGAGTTACCAGACTCATCTATCCGAGATACTTGCCCACCTGATGAAGTTCTTCTCTGTGTCCATGTAGCACTCTTGTGTGTCCAGGAAAACCCAGATGATAGGCCACTCATGTCATCTGTTGTGTTTGTCCTAGAGAATGGAAGTACCACGCTTCCTACTCCAGACTGCCCCGCATATTTTGTGCGACGAGACGTTGAAATGGAGCAAATCCTAAATGCTATTGAAAACTCCGTTAATGACTATTCACATTCTGAGATAGAGGGGCGATGA